AAGAACAGTTTGACCACGCTTCCTATGGGCGGCGGCAAAGGCGGTTCTGACTTTGACCCAAAGGGTAAGTCAGATAACGAGGTAATGAGATTCTGCCAGAGTTTTATGACAGAGCTGCAGCGCCATATCGGCCCAAACACAGATGTGCCAGCAGGAGATATAGGTGTAGGTGGTCGTGAGATAGGATTTATGTTCGGGCAGTACAAAAGGCTTCGCAATGAGTTTACAGGCATACTTACAGGCAAGGCCTTAAACTGGGGTGGAAGCTTGATAAGGCCAGAGGCAACGGGTTATGGCTGCGTATATTTTGCTGAAGAGATGTTAAAGACCAGGGGTGAATCTTTTAAAGGAAAGATCTGCGCTATTTCTGGTGCAGGCAATGTCGCGCAGTACACTGTTGAAAAACTTCTCCAGCTAGGCGCAAAGTCAGTCACGCTCTCAGACTCCGGCGGGTACATCTATGATCCAGATGGAATAAGCGAGCAGAAGTTAGAGTTTGTGATGAAGCTAAAGAATGTACGTCGTGGCAGGATCAAGGAATACGCCGCGAAGTACAATTGTAAATATGTTGAAGGCAAGCGGCCGTGGGAAGTGAAGTGCGATTGCGCATTTCCGTCTGCTACGCAGAATGAAATACACGAGTCCGATGCTAAGCACCTTGTTAAAAATGGTTGCATGCTGGTTGCAGAGGGCGCGAACATGCCTACTGCGCCAGAAGCAATAAAGGTATTCCAGAAGGCAAAGATCCTGTATGGACCTGGCAAGGCATCAAATGCAGGAGGCGTTGCCACGAGTGGTTTAGAGATGTCGCAGAATAGCTTGAGGCTATCCTGGACAAGGGAAGAAGTGGACGGTAGACTGCATGATATAATGATCAAGATCCACGAAACTTGTGTTAAATACGGAAAACAAGGAAATGTTGTTGACTATGTAAAAGGCGCAAACCTTGGGGGTTTTGTAAAAGTAGCTGATGCAATGCTGGATCAGGGTTTGGTCTAAAACATTACACTAAAGTATAATGTATGTGCTTAATATGCGATTTGCAATGGGGCGTTCTGAATAAGGGCGCCCCTTTCGCTTTTTTAGGCATTTACTCGGAACGTGCTTCGTGCTATAATGGGCCGTTAAAAAGGGGGTAAGTTGTGCCAAAGATCCAAGACATCAACAAGGTGCTGATTATAGGTTCTGGCCCGATCGTGATAGGCCAGGCGTGCGAGTTTGACTATTCAGGGACACAGGCGTGCAAAGCATTGCGCGCTGCAGGATATAAGATCGTGCTTGTAAACTCTAACCCAGCTACAATTATGACAGATCCTGGAATGGCTGATGTCACCTATATAGAGCCGCTTAACGTTGAAAGAATTACCAGTATTATTGAAAAGGAAAGGCCAGACGCGCTTTTACCAAATCTTGGCGGGCAGACCGGGCTGAACCTATCCAGCGAGCTATCAAAAAAAGGCATTCTTAAGAAATTCGGCTGTAGGATCATAGGCGTGCAGCCAGATGCTATTGAGAGGGGCGAGGATAGGCTAGCATTTAAAGAGACAATGAAAAAGCTGGGCATCCCCATGCCAAAGAGTGAGCTTGCATATTCTGTTACAGAGGCTAAAAAAATTGCTCATAGTCTAGGTTATCCTATTATTATCAGGCCTGCATATACCATGGGCGGGACAGGTGGTGGAGCAGTATTTAATGACGAAGAACTTGAGGTAATAGCTGCAAGAGGCATATCAGTGAGTCTCATTGGTCAGATCCTTGTTGAGGAGTCTGTTCTTGGCTGGGAAGAGTTAGAGCTTGAGGTAGTAAGGGATAGAGAGTCGAATAAGATCACAGTTTGTTTTATAGAAAATATTGACCCAATGGGCGTTCATACAGGAGATTCTTTTTGCTCTGCCCCTATGCTCACAGTGGAAAAAGAGATACAAAAGAAGCTTCAGGATTATTCCTATAAGATAGTTGATGCGATCGGCGTTATTGGCGGCACAAATGTTCAGTTTGCGCGAAAACCTAAAGACGATAGAGTGGTTGTAATAGAGATCAACCCAAGAACATCGCGTTCATCAGCCTTGGCAAGTAAGGCAACAGGTTTTCCGATCGCGCTTGTATCATCCATGCTCGCAGGCGGGGATCTTTTAAGAGATATCCCTTACTGGCGCGACGGCACACTGGATAAATATACTCCTTCAGGAGATTATGTGGTAATAAAATTTGCGCGCTGGGCGTTTGAAAAATTCAAGGGCATAAAAGACCAGCTTGGCACGCAGATGAGGGCTGTGGGCGAGGTAATGAGTATTGGCAAGACGTATAAAGAGGCATTTCAAAAGGCAATAAGGAGTCTTGAGAGAAAACGCTATGGTCTTGGTTTTGCTAAAAATTTCAACGAGCTTTCCCTGGATGAATTAAGAAAGCTTCTTGCGTATCCCACGTCTGAAAGACAGTTTATTATGTATGAGGCGCTTAGAAAAGGCGCGAGCGTGGATGAGCTATATGATAAGACATGCATACATAGATATTTTATCACGCAGATGAAAGAGCTTGTGGAGTTAGAAGAAGAGATTCTGAAATATAAAAGTAAGAAGCTCCCGGATGATATGCTCATAAAGGCAAAGGAAGATGGTTTTTCAGATAAATACCTGAGCCAGATTTTAGGTGTTAGTGAGAAAGAGATTCGCGAGAGACGTCTTAAGCTTGGCAAGACAGAGGCATGGCATGCGGTTCCTGTGAGCGGCGCAGAAAATGCAGCTTATTATTATTCGACTTACAGGGCGCCGGATAAGGTCAGTGTATCGTCTAATAAAAAGATAATGATACTCGGTGGCGGGCCAAATAGGATCGGCCAGGGGATAGAGTTTGATTATTGCTGCTGTCATGCTGCATTTGCGCTCAGGGATCTGGGCTACGAGAGCATAATGGTCAATTGTAACCCTGAGACAGTTTCAACAGACTATGATACATCCGATAAACTTTATTTTGAGCCTTTGACTGTCGAAGATGTATTGAGTATTTACAATAAAGAGAAGCCAGAAGGTGTGATCGTGCAGTTCGGCGGACAGACACCTCTTAATATTGCAAAAGAATTAGAGGATGCAGGTGTAAAAATACTTGGCACCTCTGTTGAAAGCATTGATCTTGCAGAGGATAGAGAGAATTTTGCTAAGGTAATGAAGAAGATGGATATTCCACAGCCAGAGAGTGGCATGGCGAGTACGCTCGAGCAGGCTTTGAAGATTGCAGAGAGAATTGGATACCCGCTTGTTGTAAGGCCTTCATATGTCTTGGGTGGAAGAGGCATGGAGATTGTCTATGATGAGGAGATGCTAAGAGATTATGTAAAGGCAGCAGTTGATGTATCTCCTGACAGGCCGATTCTCATAGATAAGTTCTTAGAAGATGCTGTAGAGGTAGAGGCAGATGCTATTTCAGACGGAGAGGATGTGTATATTCCGTCGATTATGGAGCACATAGAAGAGGCAGGCATACATTCTGGAGACTCAGCCTGCGTTATTCCTCCAAAGACAATACCTAAAAAACACATAGATACTATCTCTAGCTACACGCAAAAGATCGCGCAAAAGTTAAAGGTCGTGGGCCTTATGAATATACAATATGCGATTGCAAAGGATAAGGTCTATGTCCTGGAGGCAAATCCCAGGGCGTCAAGGACTGTTCCTATAGTATCAAAAGTAGCTGGTATTTCCATGGCGAGGATAGCGACAGAGGTTATGCTTGGCAAGAAAATAAAGGACATGAATCTTAAGCCAAAGAAATACAAGCACTATGGCGTAAAAGAGGCTGTGTTCCCATTTTACATGTTTCAGGAAGTGGATCCCGTACTGGGTCCTGAGATGCGTTCTACAGGAGAGGTCATGGGCCTTGCTGATTCAGCAGGACTGGCGTATTTCAAAGCGCAAGAGGCAGCTGGCTTAAGACTTCCTACAGAAGGCACAGTACTTGTGACAGTCGCTGATAAGGATAAGAAGAAAAACATTGCTACGGCAGTAAAAAAACTAAAGGAACTTGGCCTTAAAGTAGTGACAACAGAAGGCACAAAGAAATTTTTGGCCAAACACGGTATTGAAGCAGAACTTATTAAAAAGACACATGAGGGAAGACCGAATATCATAGATGCTATTAACAATAAAGAGATAAAGCTTATTATCAATACGCCTGCTGGAAAGACCGCGGCATATGATGATTCGTATATTCGTAAGAATGCGATCAAGCATAAGATCCCGTATATCACGACACCAGCGGCAGCTGTTGCAGTAGCGGATGGCATAAAGTCTTATCTTGAGAACAAGGGCGATGTAAAATCGCTGCAGCAATATCATTCGGAAATAACATAATATGTTCAAACGCGTCGTTACAAAAAAAATAAGTTTTGACAACGAAAAATACCTCTCAGAGCAGACCAAGGAGATCCTCTCCAGGGTCAAAAAATTCGACAACAAGCTCTATCTGGAATTCGGAGGTAAGATATGTTTTGATTACCATGCCGCAAGGGTGTTGCCGGGCTATGACCCGAATGTCAAGATGCGACTTCTTGAAAAGCTTAAAGATTATACTGAGATAATTGTAAGCGTGTATGCAAAAGATATTGAACAGGGTCGAGTGAGAGGAGATTACGGCATAACATATGACCTTGCTACATTAAAGTTAATAGATGATCTGAGGGCGTGGAACCTTAATGTTACATCTGTTATACTCACGAGGTTTAATAACGAGCCAGCCGCAGTTAAGTTTAAACGCAGACTTGAAAAGTTAGGGCTTAAGGTCTATAAGCATGTAGAGATAAAAGGCTATCCGCATGACATTGAAACAATAGTAAGCGCTGGCGGTTATGGGAAAAATGATTATATCGAGACAAAAAAACCTATAGTTGTCATGACTGCGCCTGGTCCAGGAAGCGGGAAGCTCGCCACATGTCTTTCTCAGCTTTATCATGATCACGTAAAGGGAATAAATTCAGGCTACGCAAAGTTCGAGACATTCCCCATATGGAACCTGACGCTTAATCATCCTGTGAACATTGCTTATGAAGCCGCAACAGTTGATCTGGCTGATTTTAATCTGATCGACCCATTTCATCTCGAAAGATACAAAGAGGAAACAATAAATTATAACCGCGATGTCGACGCATTCCCCATATTAAGGAATATTATCCATAAGATCACAGGCTCCAGCGACAGTTATTATAATTCACCGACAGATATGGGTGTTAATAGGGCTGGTTTTGGCATAATAGATGATGAAGGCACTCGTGTGGCTGCAAAAGAAGAGATAATCCGAAGATACTTTCGCCATAATCTGGAATTTGCAATTGGTACCGGCACCAAAGAAGAGGTTGAGCGCTCAGTTGCGATCATGGATAAGGCAGGTGTTAAAGTTGAAGATAGATCTGTAGTTCTTCCTGCCAGAAAATCAGCAGAGGATTGCAGAAAAAAGGGCAAGGGCAATAAAGGCTATTACTGCGGCGCTGCGATCGAGCTCAGCGACGGTAAGATCGTGACGGGTAAGAATTCTCCTGTTATGCATGCGGCATCCGCAGCTATTATAAATGCGATAAAACATCTTGCAGGTATTGGCGATAAAGTACATATACTCAAGCCAGAGGTCATGAGCGATCTATCTAAATTGAAAAAAGATATATTAAGAATGAGTTCAGAAAGTTTAACCCTGGATGAAATATTAGTAGCGTTATCTATAAGCGCACATACAGATAAAAACGCAAAAAAAGCCCTGTCCATGCTCAAAGACTTGAGTGGATGCGAACTTCACAATACGCACCTTCCTACGCCCGGAGATGAAGCAGGACTCAGGAGACTTGGCATAAATTTCACAACAGACGCAATTCCATCGTCGAGCTTGTTTTTTAATTACTAACCAGGAGGCTTACACATGAGTGGCATATTTGGAGTAGCAGCAGAGAAGAATTGTACATTGGATCTATTTTATGGGGTTGACTATCATACTCACCTGGGCACAGAGTACGGCGGAATAGCTGTATCGACAGACAAGAGGATCTACAGGCAGATCCATGACATATCTCAGAGCCAGTTTAAATCCAAGTTTTACGAAGACTATAAAAAATTCGGAGGAAAGTATGGCATTGGCGTAATAAGCGATTCTGACGCGCAGCCCATGTTTTTAAATGCCAAATTCGGATCGTTTGCAATATGCATGACAGGTCTTATAGAAAATACAGGACAGCTTATAAAGGAGCTGCACAAAAGAGGCCATTCTTTTAGCGAGACAGAAGGCGGGTCTTCAAATAGCGTCGAGGTGGTGGCAAAACTCATAAGCGAGGGAGAAGATTTTGTAAGTGGTATTGAGAATATGTCTAGCAAGATCATAGGTTCTGCCAGCGTACTTTTACTTTGTAAAGACGGTATATATGCGGCAAGAGACAGATTTGGGTATACGCCACTTGTTGTAGGAAAAAGAGGAAATGATTTTGCTGTTTGTTCAGAGTCATGCGCTTTTCCTAACACGGATTTCAAGATCCAGAAATTTCTTTCACCTGGCGAGATAGTTTTAGTGAATGATAAGGGCGTGAAACAGGTAAGAGGCCCGAAAGACGTAAATCAGATATGCTCATTTTTATGGATATATACGGGATTTCCAGCCTCTACTTATGAAGGCGTAGGTGTTGAGACAGTAAGGGAAAGATGTGGCAGGACTTTAGCAAAGCGTGACAAGGATATAGAAGTGGATGTTATTTCCGGCATTCCAGATTCAGGCGTTGCGCATGCGATCGGCTATAGCATGGAGTCGAAAAAACCATATAGGCGGCCACTTGTAAAATACACGCCTGGGTACGGTAGAAGCTATACCCCGCCTGTCCAGGAGATAAGGGACCGTGTGGCAAAGATGAAGCTTATACCTGTAAAGGATGTCATAAATGGGAATAGAATCATTGTGTGCGACGATTCTATTGTAAGAGGGACACAACTTAAGAACTTTGCTATTAATAAGCTCTGGGACAATGGCGCAAAAGAGATACACGCAAGGCCAGCATGTCCGCCACTGATGTTTCCGTGCAAATTCTGTTTATCCACAAGATCTATCAGTGAGCTCGCAGCGCGCCGAGCAATAAGGAATATAGAGGGTAAAGATATCGACGATGTCTCGAAATATACAGACGACACCACCCCAGAATACAAGAAGATGATCAAGTGGATTGAAAAAGATATTGGCGTTACCACACTCCGCTATCAGAGGCTTGATGATATGATAAAAGCAATAGGCCTTCCTCGCGAAAAACTTTGCACCTATTGCTGGAATGGCGAGTGCCGAGCCAAAGGCAATCTCATTTGAGATCCTTCAGCCCTTTGGGCTTCAGGATGAGCTCTCGGATAAGAATAGAGAAAAAGACTTCCCGAGAGCTCAGTAAAATCGTTGTTGTTGGCGGTGGGCCCAGCGCTATGATGGCTGCGATACGCTCTAGCCAGCTAGGCCAGTCCGTAACCCTCCTGGAAAAAAATCCTACTTTAGGTAAAAAACTTCTCTTAAGCGGCAAAGGCCGTTGTAATCTTACCAATGCGTGTAGTCTGGAAGAATTTCTTGAGAGATTCTCAAAAAGCGGGCCATTCTTAAGAGATGCTTTTAAGATTTTCTTTAATCAAGAGCTAATGGATTTTTTTGAGGTGAGAGGATTAAAGCTCAAGATAGAGCGGCAAAAAAGGGTCTTTCCTGTAACTGATGAAGCGGACAGTATCCTTCGAGTGTTAAAGAAAGAACTCTTAGAGAATAAAATTAAGATTATTTATAATACCGCTGTTAATGATATTGTGATAAAGAGTGACAAATTTTTGGTTAATTCGATCCTGGCTGATAAGGTAATCCTGGCAACAGGCGGTATCTCTTATGGTTTTACTGGCTCAACAGGCCAAGGCATGAAAATAGCTAAAGCGCTAGGCCATCGCATAACTCCTTTAAGGCCAGGTCTTGTGGCATTAGATATAAAAAAGAATTATTCTAAATTCTTGGAGGGTCTGACATTAAAAAATATACGCCTTCGATTTACCGACGGGAAAAAAGAGATTCTCTCGGATATAGGAGAATTACTTTTTACTAAGACCGGGATCTCAGGTCCGCTTGTTTTGTCTTTGAGCGGGAAAATAGTGGATTGGCTGGACAAAAAGGGCAGGGTCTATCTCGAAATAGATCTTAAACCTGCGCTATCCCTCGAAAAATTAGAAACCAGGCTATTAAGGGAATTCAAGGAGAGCCCCAAAAAGGCTCTCAAAAATACACTTAAAAGTCTTTTGCCTATGAGATTAATCGATGTGTTTTTGGATATTGCTGGGCTCTTGCCTGATAAAAAAGTTAACCAGGTTACGCAGGATGAGCGAAAAAGAATCGCCATGTTATTAAAGGCCCTGCGCTTTGAGATCAAAGGGTCACGCCCCATAAAAGAGGCAATGGTCACACGTGGAGGCGTATCTTTAAAGGACATTGACCCGCGCACTATGCAGTCCCGCATCATTAAGGGCCTATACTTTGCCGGTGAGATCATAGACATAGACGCAGACACAGGCGGCTTTAACCTACAAGCAGCATTCTCCACAGGCTACCTAGCTGGTCAAACCCTTCCTTGAAAACAAGAAGCATATCTGTTATCATATTATTCCTATGAAAAATACGTACGATGTTATAGTTATAGGTGCAGGGCATGCTGGGGTGGAGGCGGCTCTTGTAGCTAACAGGATGAAGGTTAAGACTCTGCTTATTACTATGGATGTGGATAAGATAGGGTATATGTCTTGCAATCCTGCTATTGGTGGCATTGGTAAGGGCCAGCTGGTAAAGGAGCTGGATGCGTTGGGTGGGGAGATGGCTAAGGCAACGGATTTTAGCGCTATACAGTTTCGTATGCTGAATAAGAAAAAAGGACCTGCTGTTTGGTCATCAAGGGCACAGGTGGATCGATCTCTTTATTTAAAGTACATGAAAGATGCAGTAAAAAATATAGATGTTTTAGAAGGCTGCGTGACAACTCTTATTATAAAGAATAAAATCGCATGCGGGGTAAAACTTAAAGACGGAAGTTTTATAAAAACCAAGGCAGTTATTCTTACGCCAGGTACATTCTTAAACGGCGTTATTCACATTGGCCTTGAGCATTTTTCAGGCGGTAGGTTAGGCGATCCAGCGTCTCTGAGCCTTTCAGATAATCTAAGGTCATTAGGTTTTGATGTATTGCGGCTTAAAACAGGAACCACTGCTCGCTTAGATACAAAGACCATAAAATTTTCTAAAATGAAGAAGCAGCTTGGCGATAATCCTCCAGTCCCGTTTTCATTCTCAACAAAGAAGATCTCCAGAAAACAACTCCCGTGCTACATTACATATACAAATAAAAAAACGCATGAGATCATCCGCAAAGGCTTGGATCGCTCGCCGCTTTATACCGGGAAGATTAAATCCACTGGCGCTAGATATTGTCCGTCAATAGAAGATAAGATAGTACGGTTTAGCGATAGAGATAGACACCAGGTATTCCTGGAGCCAGAAGGATTAAAAAAAGATCAGTATTATCCTAATGGAATATCTACGAGCCTGCCACAGGATATACAGCTAAAGATGATTCGGTCTATCCCTGGGCTTGAAAAGGCAGAAATAAATATACCTGGCTATGGCATAGAATATGATTTTGTAAATCCTACACAGCTAAAGTCAACGCTTGAGACAAAACTCATTGAAAATCTTTATCACGCAGGCCAGATCAATGGCACTACTGGTTATGAAGAGGCAGCGGCGCAGGGTTTTATGGCAGGTGTAAACGCGGTGCTTAAAATAAGAAAAAAAGCACCTTTTATCTTAGATCGTTCACAGGCATATATAGGTGTCCTTATAGATGACCTTGTGACAAGAGGCACGCAGGAACCTTACAGGATGTTTACATCGCGCGTTGAGCATCGACTTGTCTTAAGGGAAGACAATGCTGATCTAAGGCTGAGTGGAATAGGGCATAATCTAGGCCTTGTGAGTAAAAAGGACTACGAAAAAGTAGTCTCCAAGAAGATAAATATATCCAATGAGCTTAAAAGGATAAAAAACACAAGAGGTTACTTGCGTACTAGAGGCCTTTCTAATGAAGAAATGAAGCAAGTAGAGATAGAAGTAAAATATAAAGGTTTTATTGACAGGCAGGCAAAGGAGATCGAGAAGTTTAAGCAAATAGAAAAGATAAACATACCAAATAGCTTTAAGTATAAAGGTATACCAGGCCTATCAAAAGAGATCATTGAAAAACTTACCATGGCCAGGCCAATAAATCTTGGCCAGGCCTCAAGGATCTCAGGCATAACTCCTGTTGCAATCTCAGTTCTAATGGTGTATCTTAAAAGATACAAAGAAACCCTATGCAAAAAGAAACAGTAGTAGTCCTGGATTTTGGCGCACAGTATAACCAGCTCATAGCCCGTCGTGTAAGAGAATGCAATATATACTGTGTACTTCTGCCTTACAATACTTCACTCGCAAAGATAAAATCCCTGAAACCCAGCGCGATTATACTCACAGGTGGACCTTCCAGCGTTACAAGGAAAGGTTCTCCAAAGTGCGATTCAAGGATCTTTGGATTAAATGTCCCTATCTTGGGTATCTGTTATGGTATGCAGTTAATGGGATATTTGCTTGGTGGTAAAGTAGGAAAGAGTAAGCGCCGAGAATATGGCAATGCAGAGCTTATTGTAGATAAAAAAGACAAATTCTATTCAGGCTGGAAAAGAAAAGAAAAGATATGGATGAGTCATGGTGATCAGGTGCTAAGGCTGCCAAAGGGTTTTGTAAGACTTGCTCATACGAAAAACAGTAAGATCGCCAGCATGTTTCATCCTGAGAAAAAGATTTACGGGGTCCAGTTTCATCCAGAGGTAGTGCATACACCAAAAGGCATGGTTATTTTTAAGAATTTCCTCTATAAGGTCGCTGGCCTTAAACCAACATGGACGATGAAGTCTTTTGTCAGAGAGGCTATCAAGGATATGCGGGCGAATGTCAAAAAAGAAAAGGTGGTGCTTGGTTTAAGCGGCGGGGTAGACTCTTCTGTGGCAGCAATTCTTTTGCACAAGGCCATTGGCAAGAAATTACACTGCATCTTTGTTGATAATGGAGTATTAAGAAAAGATGAAAAGAGGAATGTTATCGAGATGTTTAGAAGGCATTTTCACATGAATCTTCATGTGATAGATGCAGAGGAGAGATTCCTGAAGGCCTTGAGGGGAGTAGAAGACCCGGAGAAAAAGCGCAAAACAATAGGAAGGGAATTTATCAGGGTCTTTGAAAAAGAGGCACATCGTCTTGGAAAGATAAAGTATTTAGCGCAGGGCACACTTTATCCTGATGTGATTGAGAGCGTCTCTGCAAAAGGCGGGCCGTCAGCTACAATAAAGACGCACCATAATGTAGGGGGCTTGCCCAAAAAGATGGGGTTTAAGCTCATAGAGCCATTAAAGGATTTGTTCAAGGACGAGGTCAGAAGATTAGGAAAAGAGCTTAGCTTGAGTGATGAGATGGTGTGGAGACAACCTTTTCCAGGTCCTGGCCTTGCTGTAAGGATCATAGGAGATGTTACAAAGGATCGCTTAGATATTCTTCGCGAGGCAGATGCGATCGTGCAGGAAGAGATGAAAAAATACCCTGGCTATAAAAACATCTGGCAGTCATTCGCGGTTTTATTGCCAGTAAAAAGCGTAGGTGTAATGGGCGATGAAAGGACTTACGAAAACGTCTGTGCCATACGAATAGTCACAAGCCTTGACGCAATGACAGCAGACTGGGCCAAGATCCCCTACGACATCCTAGGCAAGATCTCCAACCGCATCATAAACGAAGCCTCTGGCATAAATCGAGTAGTCTACGACATCTCCTCCAAACCCCCGTCAACAATAGAGTGGGAATAAAAATAACTTTACATTTAAAGCAAGACCTTAAATGTAAAGTTAACTCAGGAATTTTTGGATTAGGTGTGCGGTGCGGTCGGATGCGCCTGGTGAGCCTAGTTTTTGTTTGACCTGTTTTAGCTCGAGTTTGATTTCGTCCTGGTTTTGGAGTGTTTCTAGAGTTTCTCTTGCTATATTTTTCGCGTTTACCTGAAACTGTACCAGTTCTGGTACGATCCTTTTTCCTGCCACTACATTTACCAAACCTATATCTGGGATTTTTATCAAATTTCTTGCCAAAAACCAGGTGATCAGCGATGTCTTGTAGATAATCACCATTGGCTTTTGCATGATGGCTGTTTCGAGCGTGGCGCTTCCAGAAGAGAGGATTACCAAATCAGCTATATCCATTATTTCATAGGGCCTGTTTTCGAGTGAATGCGGTTTTATCTTTGAGCGGGCAATAATATTGTTATAAATAGATCTATCCAATTCTTTCCTCCGAGAAAGTATAAATTCAACATCAGGTAATTTTTCTTTTATGAGCTCGCATGCCTTTAGCATAGAAGGGAGGTGTTTTTCAACCTCTTTTGCGCGAGAACCAGGAAGGAGCGCAATCTTTTTAGAGTGGTGATTAAGATGCAGGTGCTTTATGGTTTCTTCTTTTTTCCAGCCAGATCTTACTATGTCTAAGAAAGGATGCCCTACGAAACTTACCTTTACGCCAGCCTGTTTATATAATTCCTCCTCAAACCCAAATATCACGATCATCTTATCAACGCATTTTTTTATTTCCGCGACTCTCTCTTTTCCCCACGCCCATATCTGAGGGCTGATGTAATATATTACAGGGATATTTTTTGCTTTCGCCTGTTTTGCGAAACGCATGTTAAATCCTGGGTAGTCTACCAGAATAACCGCGTCAGGGCGTCTTGATTCAAGTAGATCGACCAGTTTTTTGAAGAGCTTCTTGAATACGCTGAGATGTTTTATCACCTCTATAAACCCCACGACTGCGAGCTCGACAAT
The sequence above is a segment of the Candidatus Gorgyraea atricola genome. Coding sequences within it:
- the gdhA gene encoding NADP-specific glutamate dehydrogenase → MQKKIKDFMELVVKKNPGEIEFHQAVQEVVESVMPFIEKNPKYRDAKILERIIEPERVLMFRVPWQDDKGEVQVNRGFRIEMNSALGPYKGGLRLHPSVYIGILKFLAFEQVFKNSLTTLPMGGGKGGSDFDPKGKSDNEVMRFCQSFMTELQRHIGPNTDVPAGDIGVGGREIGFMFGQYKRLRNEFTGILTGKALNWGGSLIRPEATGYGCVYFAEEMLKTRGESFKGKICAISGAGNVAQYTVEKLLQLGAKSVTLSDSGGYIYDPDGISEQKLEFVMKLKNVRRGRIKEYAAKYNCKYVEGKRPWEVKCDCAFPSATQNEIHESDAKHLVKNGCMLVAEGANMPTAPEAIKVFQKAKILYGPGKASNAGGVATSGLEMSQNSLRLSWTREEVDGRLHDIMIKIHETCVKYGKQGNVVDYVKGANLGGFVKVADAMLDQGLV
- the carB gene encoding carbamoyl-phosphate synthase large subunit, translated to MPKIQDINKVLIIGSGPIVIGQACEFDYSGTQACKALRAAGYKIVLVNSNPATIMTDPGMADVTYIEPLNVERITSIIEKERPDALLPNLGGQTGLNLSSELSKKGILKKFGCRIIGVQPDAIERGEDRLAFKETMKKLGIPMPKSELAYSVTEAKKIAHSLGYPIIIRPAYTMGGTGGGAVFNDEELEVIAARGISVSLIGQILVEESVLGWEELELEVVRDRESNKITVCFIENIDPMGVHTGDSFCSAPMLTVEKEIQKKLQDYSYKIVDAIGVIGGTNVQFARKPKDDRVVVIEINPRTSRSSALASKATGFPIALVSSMLAGGDLLRDIPYWRDGTLDKYTPSGDYVVIKFARWAFEKFKGIKDQLGTQMRAVGEVMSIGKTYKEAFQKAIRSLERKRYGLGFAKNFNELSLDELRKLLAYPTSERQFIMYEALRKGASVDELYDKTCIHRYFITQMKELVELEEEILKYKSKKLPDDMLIKAKEDGFSDKYLSQILGVSEKEIRERRLKLGKTEAWHAVPVSGAENAAYYYSTYRAPDKVSVSSNKKIMILGGGPNRIGQGIEFDYCCCHAAFALRDLGYESIMVNCNPETVSTDYDTSDKLYFEPLTVEDVLSIYNKEKPEGVIVQFGGQTPLNIAKELEDAGVKILGTSVESIDLAEDRENFAKVMKKMDIPQPESGMASTLEQALKIAERIGYPLVVRPSYVLGGRGMEIVYDEEMLRDYVKAAVDVSPDRPILIDKFLEDAVEVEADAISDGEDVYIPSIMEHIEEAGIHSGDSACVIPPKTIPKKHIDTISSYTQKIAQKLKVVGLMNIQYAIAKDKVYVLEANPRASRTVPIVSKVAGISMARIATEVMLGKKIKDMNLKPKKYKHYGVKEAVFPFYMFQEVDPVLGPEMRSTGEVMGLADSAGLAYFKAQEAAGLRLPTEGTVLVTVADKDKKKNIATAVKKLKELGLKVVTTEGTKKFLAKHGIEAELIKKTHEGRPNIIDAINNKEIKLIINTPAGKTAAYDDSYIRKNAIKHKIPYITTPAAAVAVADGIKSYLENKGDVKSLQQYHSEIT
- a CDS encoding DUF1846 domain-containing protein, with the translated sequence MFKRVVTKKISFDNEKYLSEQTKEILSRVKKFDNKLYLEFGGKICFDYHAARVLPGYDPNVKMRLLEKLKDYTEIIVSVYAKDIEQGRVRGDYGITYDLATLKLIDDLRAWNLNVTSVILTRFNNEPAAVKFKRRLEKLGLKVYKHVEIKGYPHDIETIVSAGGYGKNDYIETKKPIVVMTAPGPGSGKLATCLSQLYHDHVKGINSGYAKFETFPIWNLTLNHPVNIAYEAATVDLADFNLIDPFHLERYKEETINYNRDVDAFPILRNIIHKITGSSDSYYNSPTDMGVNRAGFGIIDDEGTRVAAKEEIIRRYFRHNLEFAIGTGTKEEVERSVAIMDKAGVKVEDRSVVLPARKSAEDCRKKGKGNKGYYCGAAIELSDGKIVTGKNSPVMHAASAAIINAIKHLAGIGDKVHILKPEVMSDLSKLKKDILRMSSESLTLDEILVALSISAHTDKNAKKALSMLKDLSGCELHNTHLPTPGDEAGLRRLGINFTTDAIPSSSLFFNY
- a CDS encoding amidophosphoribosyltransferase; this encodes MSGIFGVAAEKNCTLDLFYGVDYHTHLGTEYGGIAVSTDKRIYRQIHDISQSQFKSKFYEDYKKFGGKYGIGVISDSDAQPMFLNAKFGSFAICMTGLIENTGQLIKELHKRGHSFSETEGGSSNSVEVVAKLISEGEDFVSGIENMSSKIIGSASVLLLCKDGIYAARDRFGYTPLVVGKRGNDFAVCSESCAFPNTDFKIQKFLSPGEIVLVNDKGVKQVRGPKDVNQICSFLWIYTGFPASTYEGVGVETVRERCGRTLAKRDKDIEVDVISGIPDSGVAHAIGYSMESKKPYRRPLVKYTPGYGRSYTPPVQEIRDRVAKMKLIPVKDVINGNRIIVCDDSIVRGTQLKNFAINKLWDNGAKEIHARPACPPLMFPCKFCLSTRSISELAARRAIRNIEGKDIDDVSKYTDDTTPEYKKMIKWIEKDIGVTTLRYQRLDDMIKAIGLPREKLCTYCWNGECRAKGNLI